One Oscillospiraceae bacterium DNA window includes the following coding sequences:
- a CDS encoding ferredoxin family protein, with protein MSIRIDIKKCVGCGRCAEVCPGNLLELRGGTAVMRYPRDCWGCASCVKECPAQAVVFFLGADIGGRGSTLIVAGEGDVLHWQVRRPDGTTQVVDIDRKNANKY; from the coding sequence ATGAGCATACGGATTGATATAAAAAAATGCGTGGGCTGTGGGCGCTGTGCCGAAGTTTGTCCGGGAAATTTATTGGAGCTGCGCGGTGGTACTGCAGTTATGCGATATCCGCGTGATTGTTGGGGCTGTGCTTCCTGTGTGAAGGAGTGCCCGGCACAGGCAGTTGTTTTCTTTTTGGGTGCAGACATCGGCGGTCGCGGCAGCACGCTGATCGTTGCCGGCGAGGGAGACGTGCTGCACTGGCAGGTGCGCCGCCCAGACGGCACCACGCAGGTGGTAGACATTGACCGTAAAAACGCGAACAAATATTAG
- the cysD gene encoding sulfate adenylyltransferase subunit CysD has translation MSALSHLDELEAEAIYIIREVAAECEKPVMLYSIGKDSSVMLHLALKAFYPEKPPFPFLHVNTTWKFKEMIAFRDQTAKKLGIDMIEYINKDGVARGVNPFDYGSSYTDIMKTQALKQALTKYGFTAAFGGGRRDEEKSRAKERIFSFRNAAQAWDPKNQRPEMWKLYNTEINQGESTRVFPISNWTEKDIWQYIQRENIPIVPLYFAAERPVVRRGDNLIMVDDDRMRLKPGEKPEMKKVRFRTLGCYPLTGAIESEADTLDKIIEETLSSVESERTSRVIDQDGGEASMEKRKREGYF, from the coding sequence ATGAGCGCATTATCGCATTTGGATGAACTGGAGGCGGAGGCAATTTACATTATCCGGGAAGTAGCAGCAGAGTGTGAAAAGCCGGTCATGCTGTATTCCATTGGCAAAGACAGCTCTGTTATGCTGCACTTGGCACTAAAGGCCTTCTATCCGGAAAAGCCGCCGTTTCCGTTTTTGCACGTCAACACAACGTGGAAGTTTAAAGAAATGATTGCTTTTCGTGACCAGACTGCCAAGAAATTGGGCATCGACATGATTGAGTACATTAACAAGGATGGTGTGGCACGCGGGGTTAACCCCTTTGACTACGGCTCCTCTTACACAGACATCATGAAGACTCAGGCGCTGAAGCAGGCGCTGACCAAGTACGGCTTTACTGCAGCTTTTGGCGGCGGCCGCCGTGACGAGGAAAAGAGCCGTGCCAAAGAGCGCATCTTCTCCTTTCGCAATGCTGCGCAGGCGTGGGACCCCAAGAATCAGCGGCCAGAGATGTGGAAGCTTTACAATACCGAAATTAACCAAGGGGAAAGCACCCGCGTGTTTCCTATCTCCAACTGGACAGAAAAGGACATCTGGCAGTACATTCAGCGGGAGAACATCCCGATTGTGCCGTTGTACTTTGCGGCAGAACGCCCTGTGGTGCGGCGTGGCGACAACTTGATTATGGTGGATGACGACCGTATGCGGCTGAAGCCTGGCGAAAAGCCGGAAATGAAAAAGGTGCGCTTCCGCACTTTGGGCTGCTACCCGCTGACCGGTGCCATTGAGTCAGAGGCCGACACCCTCGACAAAATTATTGAGGAAACCTTGAGTTCTGTGGAGTCTGAACGTACCAGCCGCGTTATTGACCAGGACGGCGGGGAAGCCAGTATGGAAAAGAGAAAGAGAGAGGGTTATTTCTAA